One Cellulomonas sp. NS3 genomic region harbors:
- a CDS encoding maleylpyruvate isomerase family mycothiol-dependent enzyme — MDPDEVVALTPAEQSDAVGRGVVADVVRLRRTLEEVLARLTDAEVAAPSRLPGWTRGHVLAHLAGVGSGAARQLEHARARRLVDFYDGGRPARDAAIEAGAGASAEVHARDVLAAALRVESALAALGPEDWDAPTRYRDQPATAVAHAWWRELAIHLVDLDLAVGHDAWSPALLDHLVEFLAPRVPDGVLVALVPGGGASRWELGDGALVRVHAERAEDLVAWLAGREPSRPVTAERDGEPASLPELGPWP; from the coding sequence ATGGACCCGGACGAGGTTGTGGCCCTGACACCGGCAGAGCAGTCGGACGCGGTGGGGCGGGGGGTGGTCGCGGACGTCGTGCGCCTGCGCCGCACGCTCGAGGAGGTGCTCGCCCGGCTGACCGACGCCGAGGTCGCGGCACCCTCGCGGCTCCCCGGGTGGACGCGCGGGCACGTGCTCGCACACCTGGCGGGCGTCGGCTCGGGGGCGGCGCGCCAGCTCGAGCACGCCCGCGCGCGCCGGCTCGTGGACTTCTACGACGGTGGACGCCCGGCGCGGGACGCCGCGATCGAGGCGGGTGCCGGTGCGTCGGCCGAGGTGCACGCGCGCGACGTGCTCGCGGCGGCGCTCCGGGTCGAGTCGGCGCTCGCGGCCCTGGGGCCCGAGGACTGGGACGCCCCGACGCGGTACCGCGACCAGCCGGCGACCGCCGTCGCGCACGCCTGGTGGCGTGAGCTCGCGATCCACCTGGTCGACCTCGATCTCGCCGTCGGGCACGACGCCTGGTCGCCCGCGCTGCTCGACCACCTCGTCGAGTTCCTCGCGCCGCGCGTGCCGGACGGCGTGCTGGTCGCGCTCGTCCCGGGGGGCGGTGCCTCGCGGTGGGAGCTCGGCGACGGCGCGCTCGTGCGCGTGCACGCCGAGCGCGCGGAGGACCTCGTCGCCTGGCTCGCCGGGCGGGAGCCGTCGCGGCCGGTCACGGCGGAGCGTGACGGCGAGCCCGCCAGCCTCCCGGAGCTCGGTCCTTGGCCGTGA
- a CDS encoding pyridoxine/pyridoxamine 5'-phosphate oxidase — protein MSASADPTLRERLRRAPAFGADLPAFEPDEAPADPHALFEEWVLGAIDAGAPAPQAMTLSTRGADGTVSARVVVLKDVTADGWHFATDARSRKIHDLTADATVAASFYWPTLARQVRITGWAHAMGAAASAADFLERSPASRGAALATRPGEPLGSHAELVTAIADATARADEDRELVLPEWQVWVVVPEEVEFWQGSPERAHVRVVYRREAAGWTRTRLWP, from the coding sequence ATGAGCGCCTCGGCGGACCCGACGCTCCGCGAACGGCTGCGCCGTGCCCCGGCGTTCGGCGCCGACCTGCCGGCGTTCGAGCCCGACGAGGCCCCTGCGGACCCGCACGCGCTCTTCGAGGAGTGGGTGCTCGGCGCCATCGACGCGGGCGCGCCGGCGCCGCAGGCCATGACGCTCTCGACGCGCGGGGCCGACGGCACGGTCTCGGCGCGGGTCGTGGTGCTCAAGGACGTGACCGCCGACGGCTGGCACTTCGCGACCGATGCGCGCAGCCGCAAGATCCACGACCTCACCGCGGACGCCACGGTCGCCGCGAGCTTCTACTGGCCGACCCTCGCCCGGCAGGTCCGGATCACGGGGTGGGCGCACGCGATGGGGGCCGCGGCGTCGGCCGCCGACTTCCTCGAGCGCTCCCCGGCGTCGCGCGGCGCGGCGCTCGCAACCCGGCCCGGCGAGCCGCTCGGCTCGCACGCCGAGCTCGTGACGGCGATCGCCGACGCGACGGCACGCGCCGACGAGGACCGCGAGCTCGTGCTGCCCGAGTGGCAGGTCTGGGTCGTGGTGCCCGAGGAGGTCGAGTTCTGGCAGGGCAGCCCCGAGCGGGCGCACGTGCGCGTGGTGTACCGGAGGGAGGCGGCGGGATGGACCCGGACGAGGTTGTGGCCCTGA